ctgaggggcccagaactgggcacagcactgaggcgcagcctcaccagtgccgcGTACAATGATTGTCACTGCCCggctcctgctggccacgctgctgCTGCCATTAGCCAGGACGCTGTAAGAGCAGAACTGGAGCAGAGATGTAAGAGCAGTttgccagagccagcaggaaaaaaaaagagaaaaacatagGAGCGCGGCAGAGCTGGGCGCAGCTCCGCCCGCTCGCTCCGAGAGCGCCTCTAAACCGTACCGAGGGCGACCGGGGCACTCTGCAGCCCGGGACTCACCACCACTACCGCCGCCGCCGCACGGACATTTGTCCCGGTGGTTGAGGGTGATTGGTATTGGTGTTGGTGTTGGTGTTGGAGCTGGAGTTGGAGTTGGTGTTGGTGCCGCTACCCTCCCGCTCCCCGCCCTGCTGTTACCACCAGCGCCGCCGCCCGCTCGCAATTTCAAATATGCCCGCCCGGACGTCCCTCAGTGCGTCAGACGGAACTGCGTCACGGCAGGGCCGCGGGCGGAGCAGCGCcgagaggaggggaggagggaatggAGGGGCGGAGGGAAtagaggggaggagggaatagaggggaggagggaataGAGGGGAGGAAGCAATGGAGGGGCGGAGGGAATAGAGGGGTGGAGCGAATGGAGGAGAGGAGCGaatggaggagaggaggagcgAATGGAGGAGAGGAGCGaatggaggagaggaggagccCAAGCCCCGGAAGGGCTCAGGGACGGGCCATGGCCGTACAGCGACATGGCGGCGCCCGCGGTGAGTGTGTGCCAGACGCTGCCGGGCCTCGGCGAACCCCGGGCTTTTCTCCAGCCGCCGAGAATTTTCCTGGCGAACAGCCCGAGCTCTCGGTCCCTGTGTGCCCTCGGGGATAGGAGTCGGCccctgcctttgctgctccCGGGTGCCGTCATTGTGAACCATTTCTCTATGTATAcgtatgtgtgtgtgtagatacaatgtatgcatatgtatataGTGGGTATGtatgcatatatgtgtgtgtttatttgtaaatatatatagCGTATGTCTATATATAGTGTGTGCATATATGTAGTCTATATAGCACGTGTGTAACATACGTGGTAAAGATATGTAGTgtaaatgcatatatatttgGTGTATATACAGTGTATAGATATACACACGTATCGTATAGTCTTAGACATAATTGGAGTGTCATAGGACTGTTTTCTGACTTGCTAAAAAGAGACAGAGTAAGCACATACCCTATAAAAGTATGGAAAGTCATATAAAATTGGGTTACTACAAAAAATGTAGTGGCATGGGGATCAACATGAGGAAAACAGCTGAAGTCAGCAGTTTCAGCAGTGTGCCCTGTGTGAGCATGGAAATGTCTGTCAGAAGAGATGTGCTAGTTTATTAAACAGTGGTAATTCTGTAAAGTGAATTCTTATAAAAATTCCCACAGGAGGAGGTTGCTCCAGGAAGTGCAGATGGTTGGTGAAGGCTGTGGTTTCAGGGAGCTGATTTTTCGTCCTGAAAAGGGGACTTATGATGTCTGTGGTACATCGTCTGACAGCGGGATGGCTTGTGGATCATCTCTCTTTCATCAACCAGTGTGGCTATGAGATCTGTGACTCCTTTGCACACCCTGGTGGTGTCACTCACAGTACTTCTGTCACATCTACTGAAGACTATTACAGCATTTCTACTTTTGCTGCCACGCCCTCATCAAGCGGTGGTCCTCCTTATGATCCTGGAGATGCCGTAGAAGCAGAAGgtaaaagagcaaaaatgaGATATGTGTTTCGGGAGGAGTTCTTTGATATTTCTAAGCCCCATATAGCTGCAGCTTGTGAGGAGCAGCCGTGTCAGGGATGCCCTGAGGTGAGTCTGACAGGAATAAAggccaacagcagcagagaggaataTCAAGAAGGAGCAAAGAGTGACAATGGAGATTCTCTTGCCACTGCTAGGAAGGTATGTTCTCTGTAACATAGTAAATTACAGTAATCCCTTGATAAGTATTATTCTGCTAATATTGTTTTGCATAACTAAGTCTTTTGAGGTAGTGTAGAAGAGTGGGAACTTCGAAGGATATTCTTGTGCCACTCATGTGAGTACTATACATTCTGTGTCTCATAAACAGTGGATTGCTCCTGAGAGCATCTGACACTGGTTGTGGTCAGGTACACAGCCTGAAACTGTGGTAGCTGTTGAGATTGTGCAGATTCGTGAGTTGGGAAGGACAATATGAATTTACTTTAAGTGCTGTTCAGTACTGTTCCATGTGGGCATGAGAAAATAAGAGTCACTTGTGTAAACCAATAAATGTAATCACAGAGaatagttaatatttttattttattagtaaaCTGCACTAGGCAGCTGAAACTTTTAGTATGGGCCCAAAGAGGCATGAGCACAATCTGTGCACTAGGTACCTTCAGATCCTAGTGCCATGAATAATTTAGAGCAGCTTTAAGCCTGTGTACCTTGTGAATGCCTGCAGCAGTTTAGTTTCAGATCTTTTTGCTTATTTGACTTGTACTTGTGATAGtaaaaagagatggaaatttttgtctggttttaaagAGGTAGGTTTTAATTCAGgtatgtttgatttttttccctgttttatttcattgtggaattgtttgtttttttgttgttgctttttgcCAATTCTGCAGAAGCGTAAAAGGAAATGTGTATTCAACCAAGGTGAACTGGATGCTTTGGAATACCATTCAAATGTAAGttggaaaaaatgtattattttgcaAGTACATGCTGCTTGACTTTGGGTGTGTGCAGAGTGGAGGGCATGGTTGcaaacaaattctgtttttgtAGCTTGTTCCACTGGTgcaaagaaggaaagggaaaggaaggtcAGTCTCTCCAATCGTTATATGAATTCATGCTTACAGAGTAGATCTTCTGTGTAGATATATGTGAAACTGCATCTGAGACATTACAAAGAGCTGGAAGCTGCATGCACAAAGTAACTTGTACTGTTATAGATAACTGAACATCATGTTGTGATGAGTTGAATATTAGGAAGTGATCGATTTGAAATTGGCAGCATAACCCATTCTGAATAGCAGCTCCTCAGTGTTTCAGGACACTGTACTGAGTTACTCAAAGCTTTTGTGACCTTTGAAGCAAATGTGCTTCAAAGTATCTTATTctgcaattgaaaaaaaaaaaaacaaaccaccttTCTCTAACGTTTTATATTGTCCTACTAAAGGATTATGCATTGATTGGAATTCAAATCTGTGTGCTTATGTCAGTGATGTGCTGGTGGAGATACAAGTGATTAACACTGAAGCATAATAGTCAATCATAGAAATGCAATCTGTAGGTAATGCTTGATGTATTTTACTGCTTTCCCAAATAGTGATGTGAGCCTGAACTGGGAGCTAcacttgctttctttcctttgacaAAGATGTTAGTCATATTGGGCTTTTTGCTTAAATCTGTTCTGCTTGAACTACATTTAGATGACTatgcttttttgccttttacaTGGCAACAATCTTGTAGTAAATATTTGCAGCTTGCTGATACAGTGTAGAGGTCCTGTGATTATTTCTGTGGGTAAGCTGTGCATGTGCAAAAAATCAccttaaaggaaaaaactgaAGTTCAGCATGAAGTTTCATACATGAGTATGAAAAGttcaaggcaaaaataaaatccttcaaCAGtagaaataaggaaagaaatgaacaaaagaaGTTTGATGTCTTGGAGCCTTGTTTAACTTCAAATGATATTTGGTAAATATGTGGAAAAGACAGTTTGGAAAAATCTGTGACCCCAGTTAGCCTCTTAGATTATTCAGAGATTAGAAAGTAGTATTGGGTTTTTACTGTATTTGTGTTGTTGAAGGTTATAGCTCTGCAAGTCAACCCAGATTATTTTGGCACATATTTGTATCTGTAGAGTCATtgtcaaaaaacccaaacaaccccaattttatttctgcaagtGAATCTATGAATTTTAGCTATTGAATCCATTTATGAATTTCAGTCAGAGTCAACATAGGGAACAGTACAAAATATGCTAAATTCCTTCAGCAGCCGTTTGGTAAAACTCCTGCTTCAATAGATTGATAGTCAGGAGACTTTGTCCACTTTGTCCACCTGTGAGTTAATGCATGCATGTAAGAGGGTGTAGTTTCTAaagatatatttattaattctgtTGAAACAGTATGAACTTCTCTTATCACAAACCAAGGTACTAAAAATTTATGACTCTGTACTCTCTGATATCTAGAGGTGGCACTATTatattactaaaaaaaatttcttcccctGTCACTAATCTGGGAATTGTAATAAGGCATATTTTGTAAAACCCTCTTGTAATCTTGAAGGTTCTGTAATCAGAAGCATTTGAAACTGCAGTATGTATTTGAGACATTTAATAAAGCCCCTGTAACTGACAATGGACAAATGGATAAACACACCTGACTGACTGACAATCAAAAGACATAAAGGCTCCATGATTTGGATATAAAATGGTGTGGGGGGCAAAGATTCAATTTTGGATAAGCAGtgttaaagtgagaggtgtGGCTTTAAAGCCCGGGAAAAGTAAATTCCACCCTCTGCTTCAGGAGATGtgccctgtgagcccaggaCGAGTTGCCCCATCTGCAGACCCCTCCTGGGGTTGCAGCTCAGGGtgttctgatttgttttgtgcCCCTGGGTTTCGCCCTTGCAATGTCCCTATTAGACCCTGACCTAAAACTCCACCCTGGCTCTGTTCCATAAAACCCCCACCTTGCCTCTGGTCTGtgttctctgtctctggatttgcgctgagtttgttcctgtgttgaatAATTGGTTTCCTGACATTAACCAAGCAGAGACCCGTCTCATTGCATCCCATGTTGGTCACCAGAATCCATAACCTCCCTGAACttgatcctgcagctgcagaacacaGCAAAACGGGTCTCTAAATTTTGTGAAGGTGCTGAAGTAACAGTGTATATAGGTCCAACAATTGTGTCATCCTGGACAAACAGGCTATTTGAGAAGTTTGCCACTTAGAAAAGTTGCAAAAATCAAATTCTGATACTTTGATTTACTGATTGTACTTCTGTCTTACTGTAAAATGCACAGACTGTTGTTTTATGAAGTGAATTGAAATGTGGAAAATTACGGTTTTTTAGATCCCAGCatacatttcaattaaaaatatgttcatgGGCACAGtaacttgaaattaaattagaattttaaattaaacttcagataattgctttgaaatttgaaattcaaatgtttGCTTGAAACAATTATATTCCACGTCTGTtgtctgaaatgttttattcagtAGTTTtgcattctttctttctccagccTTCTAATTATTGTAACTTtaccaaaaaatgaaaaccagcaaCAGAAGTTAGCATGGTGTCCTGGTTTatggctgggatagagttagTTTTCTGCTTGGTAGCTGGACAGCTAACACAGAGTTGATAGAGTGGGAATGctccaaatgaaaaataaacccaagtTATTAAAAAAGCCCCAGAGTCATAGTGAAAGCTAAATATCTTGCCTGAATGTCTGCACCCAGCTGCATCTGCtttgtcccttccagcctggtcAGGATAGATCAGAAAACATcaaagattttcattttgggTTTAACATGAGGATAATGTTGACAGCAACAAATTAAGATATTGGTGTGTTAAGCAGTGCTTACCCTAAGTCAAGGAGTTTTCAGTTTCCTGTGGTCTGCCAATGAGCAGGTACAAAAAggaagctgggagggaacaTGGCCAGGACAGGTGTCCTGAATTGGCCAAAGAGATATTCCATGCATAGGATGTCATGATCACTATATAAACAATGGGAGTTGGCCAGGAGCCATGGATTTACTAGTAAGGGAGGGGCTAGACATCAGTCAGTACGTGGTGAGTAGTCGTATTGTGCGTCAGTTGTTTCTCTTGGGTCATACTTCTctcacttctgctttttcataataaaaataaggataataattaattttgtttccatttttaaactgttcttataGCAGCCCATgagatttgcttttttccttggattctTCTGCCCACCAGGGAGTGGGAGGCATGTGGTGTGGGTGAATGGGTGTGTGGTACTTGGTTGCCAGCTTGGGTTAGACCAAGACACACACCTTATTATTGTGCCTTTGTAGCTTTTGATCTCAGTAATTGGCAAGGTTCCTTTTCCCTACCTGCagattgaaaatattttgatttcagttGCATTTCCTGGTCAAGTGGACACTTgaaacatcttttcttttttcctttgtttttattgtgaCCATACAGGTCAGGAAGCTCATTTGGGAAGGCACTTTGCATTTAGTCCAAGAGGGACTCAAAAGTGGTTTTCTTCACCATACTACTGCAAAGCCCAGTTCCAGGAAGAATAATGTTCCTCAACACATTGTCTGTGGGTTGGCTGAATTATGTGAAATGGCAAAGCAGTTTCCAGCTGTGGATGAAAGTGACCATCAAGCTGTACATGTGCTAGAGGAGGAAAtctccagggcagagcaggacctgCTTTCGTGTGTTACGGAAAACAGCTCAAACTGTGCGAAGATAATTGTGTTAATGGGGCAGAAATACTTAGTACCACCAAAAAGCAGTTTCCTCTTATCTGATATTTCATGTTTACAGCCCCTGCTGAACTGTAAGTATCTTTAGGTATTAGAATTTACCCCTTTTCTCCTGCCCAAGAAGGGCAGTTAATGTCAAGATAACTCAATGAACAGATTTTAATACACAGCATcacaaatgctgctgcaggcttTCAAGGTGTTATTTCTAACTTTGTGCAAATAGGCAAGGACTTTCAAAGGGATCTTGAGGGGTTAGGGAATCATGTCATGAGGGAATTATTTGTCTCCAGGAGGCTCCTTTAAAAATCTCAGCCAAAATACAACAGTTTGTGAATGTGTTCTGAGCCGCTGTCAGCATGGAAGTCACAAGAATTGGGACTAGCTGTGCTCCTGGGTCTCTGTCCCACAGGATGAGCCTTTAGCATAGGTAGGTCCATGTTGCTGCTGAAGTGGTGGTCCTGCTGTCTTGATTTGACCATGGGGAAGAGATGAGATAATGCACCTTAAAGCAAATGTTCACTTACAGACTCATCCACTTCAGTGGCAGGGTCTTTTTAGATTGGAATAACCTGGTCGTGGAACAAAGCCCAGTATGCCCCAGGGAAGGTAACAGTTTGAGAGGCTGTTGCATCAAGCTGGAAGGCAACACCACTTTAGCAAGAGCACCAGTAGCAAGCATGACTTGACTTGACTTTTCAGCTGCTATGCTTCACAGCTGAGAGTGTTGGCTTATGCAAAAATCAGTGACAGGGAAATGGGGGGATTTTAGAACAAGTACTCTGTAAAAGTAGGTCAAAAG
The sequence above is drawn from the Parus major isolate Abel chromosome 2, Parus_major1.1, whole genome shotgun sequence genome and encodes:
- the METTL4 gene encoding N(6)-adenine-specific DNA methyltransferase METTL4 isoform X1 yields the protein MMSVVHRLTAGWLVDHLSFINQCGYEICDSFAHPGGVTHSTSVTSTEDYYSISTFAATPSSSGGPPYDPGDAVEAEGKRAKMRYVFREEFFDISKPHIAAACEEQPCQGCPEVSLTGIKANSSREEYQEGAKSDNGDSLATARKKRKRKCVFNQGELDALEYHSNVRKLIWEGTLHLVQEGLKSGFLHHTTAKPSSRKNNVPQHIVCGLAELCEMAKQFPAVDESDHQAVHVLEEEISRAEQDLLSCVTENSSNCAKIIVLMGQKYLVPPKSSFLLSDISCLQPLLNYKKKYDVIVIDPPWENKSVKRSNRYSHLSSWQIKQIPVPALAAPNCLVVTWVTNRQKHLRFVKDELYPHWSVKTLAEWHWVKITTAGEFVLPLDSLHKKPYEVLVLGRFQADVKEALRKSECVLPIPEHQLIVSIPCSLHSHKPPLAAVLAEFIKPDVECLELFARNLQPGWTSWGNEVLKFQHIDYFTLLQKEN
- the METTL4 gene encoding N(6)-adenine-specific DNA methyltransferase METTL4 isoform X2, whose amino-acid sequence is MMSVVHRLTAGWLVDHLSFINQCGYEICDSFAHPGGVTHSTSVTSTEDYYSISTFAATPSSSGGPPYDPGDAVEAEGKRAKMRYVFREEFFDISKPHIAAACEEQPCQGCPEVSLTGIKANSSREEYQEGAKSDNGDSLATARKKRKRKCVFNQGELDALEYHSNVRKLIWEGTLHLVQEGLKSGFLHHTTAKPSSRKNNVPQHIVCGLAELCEMAKQFPAVDESDHQAVHVLEEEISRAEQDLLSCVTENSSNCAKIIVLMGQKYLVPPKSSFLLSDISCLQPLLNYKKKYDVIVIDPPWENKSVKRSNRYSHLSSWQIKQIPVPALAAPNCLVVTWVTNRQKHLRFVKDELYPHWSVKTLAEWHWVKITTAGEFVLPLDSLHKKPYEVLVLGRFQADVKEALRKSECVLPIPEHQLIVSIPCSLHSHKPPLAVILSGETE